From Arachis hypogaea cultivar Tifrunner chromosome 3, arahy.Tifrunner.gnm2.J5K5, whole genome shotgun sequence:
tctcatgtaaaaatatctttttatctatcaattatatttggatataacaatataaaaatattttttgtttaattattatatgaaaaatatttgtttttaaagaaaaaagattttttaaacaaaatgtaaattacaacttctcaaaaaagacattttttctaatacttttacttttactactaaaaatttgtcaaacacgctaaaaattaaaaaataccttttttattgaaaaaaaaatttttatcaaGATAATTACGCTCAAACAAGCACataatctctcaccatttattttatagatagaacCAAATAAGAGATCACATTTTACCAtctcaaataaaaattcaaaatttaaaagatccaAATTCAAGTATATTTGACTTAGCATttagagcttcaaactcatgttTAGTTCTTTTGAAAACTTCCCTTTTGATTggctgtttttcttttcttctctagtCTAACCTATGTTTCACCTAAAGATAGAAATTCATGTTTTTGCTTCACTTTTTTTCCGCTAAACCATAAtaataagtttattttttatttatcaatgttGTCCTTCATTGTTCTTGCGATGAATTTTattggtttttcttttttataattttttcattaaTACTCTTTcatacatattattttttatagagttcttattattttttgtttatacaaattttcttttttttcgttcttgttattttttttcctgtagaacttttatttttttaagtttatatTATGATTATATTAATCCCATTAgaaagatcaaattaaataaaaaaaactaacataaaaattatattagaatctTTAATAGTCAAAATTTCtagttaaaaaaaaactaaagagtACAGAAAGTACTagaaatgaatattaaaatttatttaaatatttaaaataaaataagataatataaaataattatttaaattcatgtatttttcaataatttttatttttaagagtgATTTTGAGTAAGAGAAAGTCTAGAGaccagtatttttattaaaatttgatcaacacttaactagaaaaaaaattaaaaaagagagtaatctcacactattagaTGTAATCACATACAATTAAAAACACTAATGATGGATAATTGAttgttacaaatcacaaaacatGTTGACCCATTAGCACTCCTATTTGAGTAACATAATCCAAACAGTTAGTTTACTGCAATTCACTTTGGGTGAAAACTCAGCTCAGTCAACTTCACTTGCAGTCAATTTcacttaaaattaataaataaaaatttagtcaaatcatttaacgactctcagctatcaacttcacgtgaagttgactgcaccttAGTTTTCACActcattttatataaaaattgacaaacAAAAACCACGTTAACACCAACTCATTAGCACTCCTATTTGAGTTTTCACCTTAGTTTTCACTAATGATGGATAATTGAttgttacaaatcacaaaacatGTTGACCCATTAGCACTCCTATTTGAGTAACATAATCCAAACAGTTAGTTTACTGCAATTCACTTTGGGTGAAAACTCAGCTCAGTCAACTTCACTTGCAGTCAATTTcccttaaaattaataaataaaaatttagtcaaatcatttaacgactctcaactatcaacttcacgtgaagttgactgcaccttAGTTTTTACActcattttatataaaaattgacaaacAAAAACCACGTTAACACCAACtcatttttaatcaaaattaattttaaacagACTCCCATTTACAAACTTCAACCCAAATACACATAACTATCCAACAATAACTGACTGCGAATTTGACCAAACCCCATGTACCTCTGACAAATAACTTCCAGAGTCTTTAAcccaaaaaataaatgaaaaagctTTTATGTACTGACTTTTGTATacaatttttaactttttgtattaaaagagataataaaatgtaaaataatgCAAAACATTTCTACAATTACAGAGTGTCTGTGGGGAACGTCTAAAATGGGGGTATACCTGATTGTATAATGGCTAATACAGTTTCTACAATTACAGAAAAACAGTAGGTGTACACGTGAGCTATAATTGGAAAATCACCCGCTGCTAGCCTCCAATTTTATGTTTCTCTCATTTCTGTTTTTTTATAcccaatttgaattaattaacgcTTTTTCATTTCTTCCTAAAACTACCCAACATTGGTCAGGTTGTCCTTTTTATTTCATCGTTAGATATCCCAATTTTAGATAGATACTGCTGATCTGCATGTCactttttcctatcatatttataaaaactactttGTTTGTGCACAATaatcaaatctttcttttttaACGCAACAAAAATGTTATAACCTACCTTACTGTAATACAGAAAATATATTGCACAGCACAAAAATAGCTTGAAGTAACATGCAAATGATACTCCATGAAAGTTAGCGTATTTGGCAGTAGCTAAATGAGAACATCTAGAACTTGAATTAAGAATGTTCAAATTCACAGAGCATGCATGACCAGATAAGTTTTGAAGttcaaaatcacaaaatacacATGACTGAAACAAATAACTTTAATCACTTTATACTTCTCTAGTGGAGATGGAGACAGACAACGAGTACAAAGGAGTACAACACAGAACTATTTATAGTAATCTTTGTCTCTCTATCAGTGTAAATGTATCCCTTCGCTTGAATAAGAACTGGTAAAGATCAACAAAGGATACTTATCCACAAAACAAAAGCATACCAACAAACTAAGCCAATATTTCAAGGTACATAACAGTTAGTGTTTATCAATCCACACATAGCAAATGCCTCACTAATATTAAATACctcatgaaattttttttagaaacacAAAACTCAGCATAACATTATTGTGTAGAACATATAGTACAACGAAACTTGGAAGGCAACCAAGACTTTCAAACATAAACACAATGGAATATAGTTGTCTAGTTGCCAACTATAACCCAACCTCACCATCATTAACATCGACTgaatataattaaactattatatattaattagcaCAATCTATAGTATGTCAGCTATTAGTGAGTAAACTAGAATGAATTTTCGGTCAAAAATATATGATACTCAAAGTGCATAAACCAATCATTAATTCAACAAAACACAGTATATCAAATCTACTTTTGTTTGAATAAAAATAAGCGATTTATTATAGGTTAAAAATAATACAAAGCTAATCAACATGCAGTAGCAAGAATGTACAGATGAGAGCATAATAAATAAGAAATTCTTAAATTTGGTTGTTTTGAGTGTAAGAACGCTAAATATGCTGTAAAATGCAAAATCTGACATTGTTTTGCAGAATGACAACATGAGCCCCTTAATAGAAAATCGCAACAAATGTTTTTATATTGTCCCAAAAATTGAGCTCTATTGTAACTTGCACAATAATaaaagaatgatgagaacaaacaccATAATACTAAGTCGGATAATTTATGTCCATCAAATTTAAATCCAAAAGCAGCAGATTGAAAGCTTGTAGCAATATCATAATAGAGGTGATGTGTATTAACTTCCCTAagctaataaataataaactctAATCTCTACTTAGTCCTGTCTTATGCAGTAATATAAACTCTAATCTACTTGTAATTTGTAAAACAATGTCAAAGTGTCAAATAACAACAAAAAcaccttttttttaattgaattgcaCTTGTttgaaatagtaaaaaatttCCATAACAAAGTATGTGAAGATGAAAACCATTTATGATGATCCGGAGTTTTGAAAACATGGTATATTCATTGGTTAGTGAGAGGTGTATATCTCAGCTACAACAATAACGAAACTGAAAAGTCATTTGCAAAGTCCGTTGTTCCAGAAATTCATTTCACCACTTGCAGGAAGCAAAAAGAAAATGTGATCGGATCATAAAGACTGAGAATTCAATATAAGTCCAACAAGCCTACCTATTAATTCAAGACTACATCAAGGGCCCATGTAACAATGAAAGGACttgtataaatataaatataaaaaataataaataaagctaaTAAAGATCTAAACATTGTTGACCTGCCATGAATGACCAAAAAGTTAAAACTTTTCTTTTAAAACTCCCAAGGAACCAAGGTAGTTACTGTCTCGGAGTGAAATTATTCACATACACACAAGGGGATTTTAAAGTTACAACGCATTAACTGCACAAGGAAATATCTCCTCTGcgagtgtgtgtgagagagagcgggagaaggaggagagagatGATTGCTGGTTAACAAGGTTGATTAGGGTTTTTCCCTTATTAAAGTCTAAAAAAGCTGCGGCCTGCGTGTCTAGTGATACTAGATTACTAGTACAACTTAGCATTTATTAGCTGGAATGAGCAACAGATTCCGCAGATTTATTAATCTGCGGCTACTTAATTATATGCGAAGGTCTTGGTAAATCTAAGGAAGAAAACCATGGATTATGGTTAATTAAACCCTCCGAATGTATATTATAAAcaccattttaattaattagttttccacataaaatgagagagagagagagagagagagagagtaattgGTGCACAGATATCAACGATGGTGCAGCGAGAAGGCTGAAAGAGAAAATAGGAGAGGGGGGAGTACTGGGAGTGGGAGTGGGAGTGAAATAGAAGAGCTAATAGTAGGTAGGGTGATAAAGACTGACCGGAAAGTGATGCTGGAGCGGAAGCACCTGTGCAGCAGAGATTGCTGAGCTGCGTTTCGATCTTGTTGAGGAAGCTGCTAGCTTCCTCGAAAGGCCGAGTCAGATCGCACTTATACTTCACCAGCATGTCACAGTATGTTTCCTACAACCACCCCGAgggggaaaaaaataaaatcctcaattaaaaaacaaataaacaagcatgTGAATTTGAAGAAATAGGGAAAATAATATGGAAGAGGGAGGGAGTGTGGGGGGACCATGAACTCGTCGAGCTCGGGATCGGCTCCTATGCACGTGGAATTCACGTCCCCCTTGCAAAGGTCGTTTTCTCGCTGTATCTCCTCTAACAAACTTGCTATCTCTGGAGGCGCTCCCACCTGAAACCCCAACGGACTTCTTTTCATAACCGTCAACCATATTaactaattcaaaaataaaaatagaaacagaAAACTGAAACTCAACTATTTCGAGTTAGTTACGAAATAGAAACGGTTACAATCAGTTACCTTCTGGCAATCGATGTAGGCTTGGAGGAGGCGAGGGTAGTAAGGGTGAGAAGCGATTTTGGCCTTCATGTGAGAGGAAGAAGCGGCGTCGTGGGAGTGGTGACGCTGAAGGATTTCGGGAACGACGATGTTGGAAGAGGGTTCCGCTTCTGTGATGGCCGTTACGCCGGAGGCTGCAGCCGAGAGAAGCTCGTCGGATCCGAACATAGGAATCCGAGCGCCGGTGGACATCAGGAAGCTGTGGTACTCAACCGGGAATATTAGGTTGTCCGGTGTCAACGGCGCCCTGTCTGAGTACACCGTCGTCGACGACGGCGGGACTCCGTACATTTCGTCCTCCATGGACAGAAGCAGCCGCGGCGTTTCGTCTCTGATTGTTCCGGTGTTTAGCGTTTAAGCTTGTTTGCTCCTTGAGTTGTAGCAATATGATAATTGATAAGCGAGTAGTAAGTGAGGAGTGTGAGTAAGTGGCTTTTTATGGTTATTAAGGCAACTAAAAAGGAGAACAAtttcaaagatttttttttataatcaaattttttatggTACAAGTAGTATGAGAGTAGGGACGCAAAGATgcctaattaatattttttttaacaatcacAATGAATCATAAATTAGAGAAAAAACttcttttaatattaattaattatgtgtATTGTATTAAATTGGAAGACGccgcaattttacttttttaaatttcttaaaaatagaaaatagaataaaatgttTGCTGGGGAGtttgatattttttttccttGGGAAAACAAAGTTGCTGAAATATGTAAATCAAAGaccagaataataaaaaataaaataaaaaataaaaaaagatgagaGCTTACATTAGAGAGAGAACAGAATCACAGACACAGTATGTGGATCAGCTCAGCTCAGATCAATGTCCATGTCTACACAGTCCACTAACATTAATTTACTTGATTGGTAGACAAAAAATTTTTACctgtgattttaattttttaaaaatgagttttgagactaataaaaatatatgtaaaaaagaataatatttcaACTTTTTAAGTTGAATGAAATGCAAGAAATAATATAATGTTGACAAGTGGTGTTGATGATATTCGAATTAGAAAGACAAAAATGAGCACAGTAGGTTTCCTGAATTAAACTAAAGGATAAATAAAACATCATTTAGGTTGTCTAGACCTCCCGGGGGGCCAGGTTGTAGTGTAAACATGCCCCCCCTCCTGTTAATTTTCAGCCAGAAAGAGTGctcatcaaaattcaatttctttcccaAATTAATTCGACATACAAGTAGTTTTGAGCCTGTACCAGCAACACCAAAGACTAATATGCCTGTCAGGTTATTTAATAATTCCAACAGATGCATGAACAATTTTAAATGGACTCCAATTTATTACTATAAACAATTGACATGGAccattatagaaaataactatatttattaaaatataaattgatgTGAAGTGTCTATaatacacttttttttattttacttttatgtaatTTCAAGTTTTAATGTCAAAATTAGTCtcgtacaaaaataataaaattgtacTAGCTAGTATAGATGAGTCATACATAACAAATATAATACTGAGTTCTCATCATTACCGAACAATAATAACGGTAGGGCGCTGGTTAGAACCTTAATTCTACATATTACCTAACTAAATGACCAACGTAATATGTTTTTATTTAGCCTGGTTATTGAGCATTTTTAAGCATGTTGGCCATTGAACCAAATATATCCAGATATTGGACACATAATACAACATTAGGTGTCCTCCCAAATCTTGAATATGTAATTCCATATGGAGAACTgccttaaattgtaagaaaaataagcttttaaaattGTAATACAGcgaaaaatataacaaaattttctctaacatattaGAACACATGTCACAAGAAATTATTATGgtaagatatataattatttatgtaaatttaaATCGAGTTTAGATAAACTACTTAATtaagttcttttaaaaaaatagtttaaataataaatgactatattaaaaataacttataaataagttattttgtgtttaaatttttaaattttaaaagtgcttaatttataaaaatatgacaaaaatagtaatattatgagagaaattatttttttaaattttttataagctcctaaataactttttagaaagtcataatttgatttttaaaattataccagacattaatattattactttttataagtcaaaaatacaaaaaagttattttttaaacttcTCAAACGatccttattcatttatttaattttttaaataaatacttttacAACATGATATTAGAATTTTAATAACTTCAAAAATTAGAATTTGATCACTAAAAgacaaattaaaaaagatattctTACGAAAGAATCATGtaagataaataattatttatgttaaaacaataatcataaaaaaattgttaagtaAAGACAACTTattgaaaaaataagataaataaaaataaaattacctgcATAAAAATTGGTTCATATTTGTTGCGACTGTTAACCTCCTTGAAGAAATCATTAAGATAAAGTTTAACTAACTAGAACTCTGCTAAAACGGTAACGAGATGAATTCGTTTTTAAAATATGGTACAAAAACCATCTCAAAACTCGATATTTACTTCACTACCTCTTGAAGATGATTAATTTGTGTTAGAGTgtacttttttaattaaaaatttaattaaaaaagacaaaaagaCTAATATGTTTTATAACAGTAACTTCTAGGACTAAAGTacttaatttgaaattttttggaaattaatttaaatgtttattttttttaatagcaaACTTGAATATATTGAACTGTTATGTATACAACTATATacaattatttatgtattatttaaagatttgaatttttaggAGAGATAATTTATGATGATTAGTAATTGATCTCATTGTCattgcatgtttagtttttatatatatatacttacatGCATATTAattagtgtaattgaaattgcGGAACACATAATAATAGCTATCTTGTACCCTATTTATATGAACCTTACCCTACCTCCTCAACTCAAGCTCCAATCATTGCATCTCTGATCAGTGGAATCTACGGACTATGGTTCCTTTTGTTCTTTTAGTTTGTACATAAACTGATAAAAGATGAAAGGGAATCCTCACTTGAACAATATAGATCGCTTCTTTCACTGTTAAATAAACAAATTAGGGTCCAACAAATtaaaggttaaaaaaaaaaaagtgaaggaAAGAATTGAAGGCACCTTTGCTTTGCTCGCATATAATAATaacctcttttatttatttattttgatggcTCGCATAATTCTTGTTCTGTtcacatatataattataaatctcatgtaagaaaaaaaaaaaatacataacctTTTTGGAATTTTTTCGCAGCTTTTTCCGTACAAGACCTACGGTTAATTGAGTGGAACCCAAATTATTAGAtacattctattctttttttggctaaagattttaatttcaatgccaagaagactaaaatttttatatatgaataattttaatgtaaaatacaaaaatatttaattattttaatgttctGCAGGATTGTGGTAGAAGTATAAAACGTTattgatattttataataaaaaaaatttaattataaaaaaacaatattttgtaataaaaaatattattttaattattaaaatattaatattttgttaaaaaataattttaattaaagaaacataaaatattattgaCCTTTTATATATGACTATAATAATATTTAAcacataatttaatttatcatagaGGATTTCatcttaataatataatattaaaaagaaaaagttctgCCAGGAATGATATTTTTCACAGTTTATTCGGTTGTTTGAAAATGTTAACTTGACATCAATACAATGGTTTAGTAATTCCGTGTTAAAATCTGGTCACAAAAAGAGATATAGtatttaatgaaaaatatttgagatcgatattattttttatattccaTAATCTTTCTAAAataatgaacaaaaaaaaatatatcatttgtgaaaaaaaaatattatttaatagatctttattattttatcaaagttttaattaaatttttatagaatTTAATATTAATACACTGTCAATATAAAACAGTTTTACACATATAATAAATTACATAAtgacacatcaataaaaataattattttttatatttatcgcGTGAATGATCATCTAAAAAATCGGatataatttgatgattttgtaaaatattttacgttataagtaaatcaaaattaaatctatgtttataatttaacaatttagaattagataaacataatGAACAAATGAAAGAAGTGGTAATCGGTTCTCAACTAATCTTTGTCATTAAAAATAAAGTAG
This genomic window contains:
- the LOC112791765 gene encoding homeobox protein knotted-1-like 2, giving the protein MEDEMYGVPPSSTTVYSDRAPLTPDNLIFPVEYHSFLMSTGARIPMFGSDELLSAAASGVTAITEAEPSSNIVVPEILQRHHSHDAASSSHMKAKIASHPYYPRLLQAYIDCQKVGAPPEIASLLEEIQRENDLCKGDVNSTCIGADPELDEFMETYCDMLVKYKCDLTRPFEEASSFLNKIETQLSNLCCTGASAPASLSDDDGGASSEEYLSGGGGGDADIQDGQSQSQSRVEDRDLKDKLLRKFGSHISSLKFEFSKKKKRGKLPKDARQTLLQWWNIHYKWPYPTEADKVALAKSTGLDQKQINNWFINQRKRHWKPSENMQFNFYEG